A genomic segment from bacterium encodes:
- a CDS encoding Rrf2 family transcriptional regulator: MKISTKGRYGLRILLDLATHQGKGPVNLGDISKRQGISEKYLWQVINLAKAAGLINSARGPKGGYSVAKPNDQITLLEIISALEGPIVLVDCLDKPESCDRNTSCVTREVWAQIEESMKKAMGGITLQDLVEKQDARDSGQSLNYAI; the protein is encoded by the coding sequence ATGAAAATATCGACTAAGGGAAGATACGGACTGAGGATTCTGCTCGACCTTGCCACGCATCAAGGCAAAGGGCCGGTAAATTTGGGGGATATTTCCAAGCGGCAGGGAATTTCCGAGAAATATCTCTGGCAGGTAATCAATCTGGCGAAGGCGGCCGGGCTGATTAATTCTGCCCGCGGACCAAAGGGCGGCTACAGTGTGGCTAAGCCCAACGATCAGATCACGCTCCTGGAAATCATTTCAGCGCTGGAAGGGCCGATCGTGCTGGTCGACTGTCTGGACAAACCTGAAAGCTGCGACCGCAACACGTCCTGTGTCACGCGGGAAGTCTGGGCGCAGATCGAGGAGAGTATGAAGAAAGCCATGGGCGGCATCACCCTGCAGGATCTGGTCGAGAAACAGGACGCCCGTGACTCTGGCCAATCGCTCAACTACGCCATATGA